A DNA window from Drosophila pseudoobscura strain MV-25-SWS-2005 chromosome 2, UCI_Dpse_MV25, whole genome shotgun sequence contains the following coding sequences:
- the ssp5 gene encoding uncharacterized protein ssp5, translating to MPIATWYTVLSDFQLEALYDLAYAIKDDADVGTTERTRICLARLGITPMLKRRQLQSLVYLSRSSDLAFLYFLLEGHYKSCRTPLTSTEQILMSCIMFLDLEMTFRELDRILPPGYEPRVKEEQTPQVCLRVGAPKERQNSKSKSSYFQKLSRPGPARNMDRFSCKHSSHVVSFPFWPPGQKATYKVNDADRWFATYQFQPVKRVLLKAVSDIMDKYWKKLSLGEVIDRDASLCKNHVEALRQEQLVKDEIAVKIRDRCLDLVDLEVREDVRLKKRVISLLDKDIEDCTLRWKKLKGLQYTHVDLVRQEGIFSGRRTVSTPACPAKMKYMCQEDDIRRLETLNTASVQVITEKNRVRSMAGARVSDPEEEPCLPLAPEGTELELPKCSPPPPVGKSPRKGTTRFTIMENELEDLACSPCRFFEAAKLHKPFLFHYQEISPDAPESEKVIGRQVLRSLRATPEDMSGSGESMKGSFNYRAQVVETIVQCAKSMWLGSLEAYQRQWEKENTPLGPNCTPDKTNPLYWIDEIKYFDPNNSKLMERLRRDAFRVLRRDPRLVFAAFPDSYKAVVVQEWVKRRYGKVYHHTEVEVNAKKAELAFFDVISQQKNAPSVQKKELMGDFKYSQSVELVATANRLRNEYYHFLNEKLLQETRTCWKAMSPQFLKSPTVKSCFFAYLPARHAEMLRR from the coding sequence ATGCCTATAGCGACGTGGTATACCGTTCTTTCCGACTTTCAGTTGGAAGCCCTGTACGATTTGGCCTACGCCATCAAGGATGATGCCGATGTGGGCACCACCGAGCGGACTAGAATCTGCCTCGCGAGGCTGGGTATAACGCCAATGCTGAAGCGTAGGCAGCTACAGAGCCTGGTCTATCTGAGCCGCAGCAGTGACCTTGCCTTCCTGTACTTTCTTCTGGAGGGCCACTACAAGTCGTGTCGGACACCTTTGACCTCAACCGAGCAGATCCTGATGTCCTGCATCATGTTTCTCGACCTGGAGATGACTTTCCGGGAGCTGGATCGTATCCTACCGCCGGGCTATGAGCCTCGCGTGAAAGAAGAGCAGACGCCACAGGTGTGTCTTCGGGTCGGGGCACCAAAGGAGCGCCAGAACTCGAAATCCAAGTCCTCGTACTTCCAGAAGCTGTCAAGACCAGGTCCAGCGAGGAATATGGATCGCTTCAGCTGTAAGCATAGCAGCCACGTGGTGTCGTTTCCCTTCTGGCCCCCGGGCCAAAAGGCCACATACAAAGTTAACGATGCGGACCGCTGGTTCGCCACCTACCAGTTCCAGCCGGTCAAGCGGGTGCTCCTGAAGGCAGTGTCCGACATTATGGACAAATACTGGAAGAAGTTGAGTCTGGGCGAGGTCATCGATCGAGACGCGTCTCTGTGCAAGAACCACGTGGAGGCTCTGCGCCAGGAGCAGCTCGTGAAGGATGAGATCGCGGTTAAGATCCGCGACCGTTGCCTCGACCTCGTGGATCTCGAAGTACGCGAGGATGTTCGCCTGAAGAAACGTGTGATCTCTCTTCTGGACAAGGACATTGAGGACTGTACGTTGCGTTGGAAGAAGCTTAAAGGATTGCAGTACACGCACGTGGATCTGGTCAGGCAAGAAGGAATTTTCAGCGGCAGACGCACAGTGTCCACACCCGCTTGCCCTGCCAAGATGAAGTACATGTGCCAGGAGGATGATATCAGACGTCTAGAGACGTTGAACACAGCCAGCGTACAGGTGATCACCGAAAAGAATCGCGTAAGGTCTATGGCCGGAGCGCGTGTATCCGATCCCGAGGAGGAGCCATGTCTACCCCTTGCCCCTGAGGGCACTGAGCTCGAACTGCCCAAGTGttcaccaccaccaccagttGGTAAGAGTCCTAGGAAAGGCACGACCCGGTTCACGATAATGGAAAACGAGTTGGAGGACCTAGCGTGCTCGCCATGCAGGTTCTTCGAGGCAGCCAAGCTACACAAACCCTTCCTGTTCCACTACCAGGAAATATCACCCGATGCCCCAGAAAGTGAAAAGGTTATCGGAAGGCAGgtgctccgatcgctaagagCTACCCCCGAAGATATGTCCGGCAGCGGGGAGAGCATGAAAGGGAGCTTCAATTATAGAGCACAGGTGGTCGAGACGATCGTTCAGTGCGCCAAGAGCATGTGGCTTGGCTCCCTGGAGGCCTATCAGCGGCAGTGGGAGAAGGAGAACACTCCATTGGGGCCCAATTGCACGCCGGACAAGACTAATCCCCTGTATTGGATCGACGAAATTAAGTACTTTGaccccaacaacagcaagctAATGGAGCGGCTGCGGCGGGATGCCTTCCGAGTCTTGCGCCGTGATCCCCGGCTGGTGTTCGCGGCCTTCCCCGACTCCTACAAGGCGGTGGTGGTGCAAGAGTGGGTCAAGCGCCGCTATGGCAAGGTCTACCATCACACGGAGGTCGAAGTCAATGCAAAGAAAGCGGAGCTAGCCTTCTTTGACGTGATTTCCCAGCAGAAAAATGCTCCCAGTGTCCAGAAGAAAGAACTCATGGGGGACTTCAAGTACAGCCAATCCGTCGAGCTGGTGGCCACGGCCAACAGACTGAGGAACGAGTACTATCATTTTCTCAACGAGAAGCTGCTACAGGAGACCCGTACCTGTTGGAAAGCCATGAGTCCACAGTTCCTAAAATCGCCGACTGTAAAGAGTTGCTTCTTTGCCTACCTACCCGCTCGTCATGCGGAAATGTTGCGTCGGTGA